Proteins encoded in a region of the Nocardia asteroides genome:
- a CDS encoding ABC transporter permease, which translates to MNSTLARLRTPLESGFAQAGNIFALFIDVLRKTFRRPFEWREFIEQSWFIASVSILPSALVAIPFGAVVALQTGSLIKQLGAESFTGATSVLATVQQAAPVVTALIIAGAAGSAVAADLGSRTIREEIDALEVLGVDPVRKLVVPRVIGMMLVALLLNGLVSVVGIAGGYFFNVLLQGGTPGAYLASFSALAQLPDLWIGEIKAAVFGLIAGVIAAYKGLHPKGGPKGVGDAVNQSVVITFMVLFFVNLILTLVYLQVVPAKGA; encoded by the coding sequence GTGAATTCGACCCTGGCGCGATTGCGAACTCCACTGGAGTCGGGGTTTGCCCAGGCCGGCAACATATTTGCGCTGTTCATCGACGTTCTACGCAAGACCTTTCGTCGTCCCTTCGAGTGGCGGGAGTTCATCGAGCAGTCGTGGTTCATTGCGAGCGTCTCGATCCTGCCCAGCGCGTTGGTCGCGATTCCGTTCGGCGCGGTCGTCGCACTGCAGACCGGCTCGTTGATCAAGCAGCTGGGCGCGGAATCCTTCACCGGTGCGACCAGCGTCCTGGCAACAGTCCAGCAGGCGGCTCCCGTCGTCACGGCCCTGATCATCGCGGGCGCGGCCGGGTCGGCGGTGGCCGCCGATCTGGGCTCGCGCACCATCCGCGAGGAGATCGACGCGCTGGAAGTGCTCGGCGTCGATCCGGTGCGAAAGCTGGTGGTGCCGCGCGTGATCGGCATGATGCTGGTCGCGCTGCTGCTCAACGGTTTGGTCTCGGTGGTCGGCATCGCGGGCGGGTATTTCTTCAACGTCCTGCTGCAGGGCGGTACCCCGGGCGCCTACCTGGCGTCGTTCTCCGCCCTGGCCCAGCTGCCGGACCTGTGGATCGGCGAGATCAAGGCAGCGGTGTTCGGCCTGATCGCCGGTGTGATCGCCGCGTACAAGGGTCTGCATCCCAAAGGGGGTCCGAAAGGAGTCGGTGACGCGGTGAACCAATCCGTGGTGATCACATTCATGGTGCTGTTCTTCGTGAACCTCATTCTGACCCTGGTGTACCTACAGGTCGTCCCGGCCAAGGGCGCCTGA